A window of Maioricimonas rarisocia genomic DNA:
TGCTCGAAGGCCTTCCACGCCTCACCGGCCTGTCCGCGTTGCCCGAGTTGCTCGACCGTATCGACGACGGCCTCCTTCAGAACGTCATACAGTCCGCTCTTTACGAGTGCGTCGTATGCAGCCGTTTCGCGCCACTTCTCCTCGTGCAGCAGTGCACCGTCGGCCTTCACGTACAGGACGGCATTGACGGGAAGCAGCACTTCCGGATTGAGCGTTCCGACCCGTTGCTGCGCATTGAGCAGCCCGAGGCCCACCGCTATTCCGCCCAGTGCCATGAGACACACACCGACCTGATTCCGTCGTCGAAACATGCTGCACCTCTCCTTTGGCTGACAGGCTCCGTCATCGCTATGATTGCGCCGAGCGGCTGGAAATGACTCCCGTAGTATGACGCGCGGCAACGAATCCGCAATCTTCATCACCGGGACCCAGGCCGCCTCGGACGCAGAGTGGCACAATTCGAAGCGCACGACACACAGACGATCCACGCCAGCAAGAACGGTTCATGAATACAAAGCAGGTCGGCAAGGTGTATCTGGTCGGAGCGGGGCCCGGCGACCCGGGACTGCTCACTCTCAAGGGCCTGCGGTGCCTGCAGGAAGCCGACCATGTTCTGTACGACGGGCTGGTTAACCCGATCCTGCTGCGCCACACCAGCGCCAATGCCGAACGAACGGCCCGCACCGGACGGGGTGCCGGGCGCCACCTCGACCAGGAGGAAATCAATCGTCAGCTGATTGCCGCGGCACAGGAAGGAAAAACCGTCGTGCGGCTCAAAGGCGGCGATCCGTTTATCTTTGGTCGGGGCAGCGAAGAAGCCGCGGCACTGGCCGAGGCCGGTATTCCCTACGAGATTGTGCCCGGCATCACGGCAGCCACTGCCGCCGGCGAGTACGCCGGCATCTCGCTGACGCATCGCGCTCACGCCTCGGCCGTCGCCTTCATTACCGGGCACGAAGACCCGTCGAAACCAAAGTCGGCCCTCGACTACGAAGTGCTCGCCCGCTTTCCCGGCACGCTGGTGTTCTATATGGGACTGCATCAGTTGCCTCGGCTCGCTTCCGCACTCATCGCAGCGGGCAAGTCGGCAGACACCCCGGCTGCCGTCGTGTCCCGCGCGACGACGCCCCACCAGCGCACCGTGGAAGCACCACTCGGCGACCTTCCCACTGCCGTGAAGGAAGCGGGCGTCCCCGCTCCGTCACTGATCATCATCGGAGACTGCGTCGAGCACCGGCGACAGATCGCCTGGTTCGAGAACCGCCCCCTGCTCGGTCGGCGCGTTGGCGTCACGCGACCGGAACATCAAGCCGCACCGCAGATCAACCGCCTGTTCGAACTGGGAGCCGAGCCGGTCCTGCTCCCGGCTATACAGATCCTGCCTCCGGAATCATGGGATGAAATCGACGCTGCGCTCGAGACGCTTGACCACTATGACTGGATCGTCTTTACCAGTGCCAACGGCGTCGCTTCGCTACTCGACCGGCTGTGGGAACGGGGAGGAGATATCCGGGCACTGGGGTACGCCCGGACCGCCGCCATCGGGTCGGCAACTGCGGACGCCATGCGTGAACGTCACCTCCAGCCGGATCTCGTGCCGGACGAGTTTCGCGCCGAAGCACTTGCGGACGCCCTCGCACCTCACGTGGCCGGCAAGCGTGTGCTGTGGGCTCGCGCGAACCGGGGACGGGACGTCCTGCCGAATGAGCTGCGGGCGGCCGGAGCTCATCTGGACGAACTCGTCGTCTACCGCAACCTCGACATCGAGCAATTGCCGGAAGAAGCGGTCGAGGCCATCACGGAAGGCCGACTCGACTGGATCGGTTTGAGCAGTCCTTCGATCGCCCACAGCCTGAGCGGCCTGCTTCCTGCAACGGCACGCGAGCAGCTTGGCACGTCGGTTCGGCTTGCGGCCATCAGCCCTGTAACGGCCGAGGCAGCGAAAGAAGAAGGGCTCCCCGTCGCGGCCGTCGCAGCCGAGTTCACCTGGGACGG
This region includes:
- the cobA gene encoding uroporphyrinogen-III C-methyltransferase; this translates as MNTKQVGKVYLVGAGPGDPGLLTLKGLRCLQEADHVLYDGLVNPILLRHTSANAERTARTGRGAGRHLDQEEINRQLIAAAQEGKTVVRLKGGDPFIFGRGSEEAAALAEAGIPYEIVPGITAATAAGEYAGISLTHRAHASAVAFITGHEDPSKPKSALDYEVLARFPGTLVFYMGLHQLPRLASALIAAGKSADTPAAVVSRATTPHQRTVEAPLGDLPTAVKEAGVPAPSLIIIGDCVEHRRQIAWFENRPLLGRRVGVTRPEHQAAPQINRLFELGAEPVLLPAIQILPPESWDEIDAALETLDHYDWIVFTSANGVASLLDRLWERGGDIRALGYARTAAIGSATADAMRERHLQPDLVPDEFRAEALADALAPHVAGKRVLWARANRGRDVLPNELRAAGAHLDELVVYRNLDIEQLPEEAVEAITEGRLDWIGLSSPSIAHSLSGLLPATAREQLGTSVRLAAISPVTAEAAKEEGLPVAAVAAEFTWDGIFDAIVEAEREAPTGGTS